In a single window of the Anaerotruncus rubiinfantis genome:
- a CDS encoding RNase J family beta-CASP ribonuclease, which produces MTDEKKVGGKLTAEQLELGLDFLEKRSVVERNAQPKQKKPKAAVKDVAARLLQKALPKQPDVPATQAPEQPQQVKQPEKQAQRRKKNSTAGVSAANKAEPANKPAANAALQQKKKSAKPKQPSAGKQPERQAEKNQQPEKKPEAPKQNRRGAKPAQAKAPVQETAIQAPAPGGKKGKKGQKGAKEQRKPPVRIIPLGGMLEVGKNMTAYECQGDMFLVDCGMTFPDEQMLGVDLVLPDFSYIAKNRDRLRGVVITHGHEDHIGALPYFLKEYNVPVYATKLTIGLIENKLREHGLYGKVKLVQIAPRETIKLGCMEVEFIRVNHSIPDAVALAIHTPAGVIIQTGDFKIDYTPIIGDIIDLARFGELGSHGVLALLSDSTNAERPGFTPTERTVGESFDKLFKQAAEKRIIVATFSSNVHRIQLICEAAAKHGRKVAVSGRSMVNVVATAIELGYLTPPKDVMIDIDDLNRYRPDQVVIITTGSQGEPMSALSRMSTNDHRKVSVSPGDFIIISATPIPGNEKTVGRVVNELMRLGADVIYERMYEVHVSGHACQEELKIMLALTRPKFFFPVHGEFKHLKRHASLALAMGMDSDHVFIGENGKVFELDGVSVKSDETVPSGRVLVDGLGVGDVGSIVLRDRKHLGQDGLIVVVTTIDQRTGEIISGPDIVSRGFVYVREAEDMLSEAKNIARQALEECRRNNVHEWGTLKNQVRDALSSYFYSRTKRSPMILPVIQEI; this is translated from the coding sequence GTGACAGATGAAAAAAAAGTCGGCGGGAAGCTGACAGCAGAACAGCTCGAGCTCGGGTTGGATTTTCTGGAGAAACGTTCGGTTGTGGAACGGAATGCACAGCCGAAGCAGAAAAAGCCCAAGGCGGCGGTAAAAGACGTCGCGGCCCGACTGCTGCAAAAGGCGCTGCCCAAACAGCCGGATGTGCCCGCAACGCAGGCCCCGGAGCAGCCGCAGCAGGTAAAACAGCCCGAAAAGCAGGCGCAGCGCCGTAAAAAGAACAGTACGGCGGGCGTCTCTGCAGCCAATAAAGCGGAGCCCGCGAATAAACCTGCCGCGAACGCAGCTTTGCAGCAGAAAAAGAAATCCGCCAAGCCCAAACAGCCGTCGGCGGGAAAACAGCCCGAACGGCAGGCTGAGAAAAATCAGCAGCCGGAAAAGAAACCGGAAGCTCCGAAACAGAACCGCCGCGGTGCAAAACCTGCACAGGCAAAAGCGCCGGTGCAGGAGACGGCGATCCAGGCCCCTGCGCCTGGCGGAAAAAAGGGCAAAAAGGGTCAGAAAGGCGCGAAGGAGCAGCGCAAGCCCCCGGTACGGATCATCCCGCTCGGCGGTATGCTCGAGGTGGGCAAGAATATGACCGCCTACGAATGCCAGGGGGATATGTTCCTGGTGGACTGCGGCATGACCTTTCCGGATGAGCAGATGCTCGGCGTCGACCTGGTGTTGCCGGACTTCAGCTACATCGCAAAGAACCGCGACCGGCTGCGCGGCGTGGTCATCACGCATGGGCATGAGGATCATATCGGCGCGCTGCCGTATTTCCTGAAGGAGTACAACGTCCCGGTTTATGCCACCAAGCTGACCATCGGCCTGATCGAGAACAAGCTGCGGGAGCACGGGCTTTACGGCAAGGTCAAGCTGGTGCAGATCGCACCGCGCGAGACGATCAAACTCGGCTGCATGGAAGTCGAGTTCATCCGGGTGAACCATTCGATCCCGGACGCGGTCGCGCTGGCTATCCACACCCCTGCCGGCGTGATTATTCAGACCGGCGACTTTAAAATTGATTACACCCCCATCATCGGGGATATTATCGACCTTGCGCGGTTTGGCGAACTCGGCAGCCACGGCGTGCTCGCGCTGCTGTCCGATTCGACCAACGCCGAACGGCCGGGCTTTACCCCGACCGAACGCACCGTTGGCGAGAGCTTCGACAAGCTCTTCAAGCAGGCTGCCGAAAAACGGATCATCGTGGCGACCTTCTCCTCAAACGTCCACCGGATACAGCTCATCTGCGAGGCGGCCGCCAAACACGGGCGCAAGGTAGCGGTTTCCGGACGCAGCATGGTCAATGTGGTTGCGACCGCGATCGAGTTGGGCTATCTGACCCCGCCCAAAGATGTCATGATCGACATCGATGACCTGAACCGGTACCGTCCGGACCAGGTTGTGATCATCACCACCGGAAGCCAGGGCGAGCCAATGAGCGCGCTTTCGCGTATGTCGACCAACGACCACCGCAAGGTGAGCGTCAGCCCGGGCGACTTCATCATCATCAGCGCCACCCCGATCCCCGGCAATGAAAAGACGGTTGGCCGCGTGGTCAATGAGCTGATGCGGCTGGGCGCGGATGTGATTTATGAGCGGATGTACGAGGTACACGTTTCAGGCCATGCCTGCCAGGAGGAACTCAAGATCATGCTGGCGCTGACCCGTCCGAAGTTCTTCTTCCCGGTGCACGGCGAATTCAAGCACCTCAAGCGGCACGCGAGCCTTGCGCTGGCAATGGGCATGGATTCCGACCATGTCTTTATCGGCGAAAACGGCAAGGTGTTCGAGTTGGACGGCGTATCGGTCAAATCCGACGAGACCGTTCCGTCCGGACGCGTGCTGGTCGACGGGCTCGGCGTGGGCGATGTCGGCAGTATCGTGCTGCGCGACCGCAAGCATCTCGGCCAGGATGGGCTGATCGTCGTGGTGACCACCATCGACCAGCGCACCGGCGAGATCATTTCGGGCCCGGATATCGTTTCCCGCGGGTTCGTCTATGTGCGGGAGGCGGAGGATATGCTTTCCGAAGCGAAAAATATCGCGCGTCAGGCGCTTGAGGAATGCCGCAGAAACAATGTCCATGAGTGGGGCACCCTGAAAAACCAGGTGCGCGACGCGCTGTCCTCCTATTTCTACAGCCGCACCAAACGAAGTCCGATGATCCTGCCTGTGATCCAGGAAATCTAG
- a CDS encoding GIY-YIG nuclease family protein: MDSHKKDLINAYKQRPLSGGVYVIRNTESGRYLLQAVTNLEGSRNQFQFSQMTGSCVSMKLQKDWNRFGGKAFVFEVIEELTQKEDQTPEEFKADLEALGELWAEKFDPALSY; the protein is encoded by the coding sequence ATGGATTCCCACAAAAAGGACCTGATCAACGCCTACAAACAGCGGCCGCTGTCCGGCGGGGTCTATGTCATCCGCAACACAGAAAGCGGCCGCTACCTGCTGCAGGCGGTGACCAATCTCGAAGGCAGCCGCAATCAGTTTCAATTTTCTCAGATGACCGGTTCCTGCGTCAGTATGAAACTACAAAAGGATTGGAACCGCTTTGGCGGAAAAGCCTTTGTTTTTGAGGTTATCGAGGAACTCACCCAAAAGGAGGACCAAACCCCGGAAGAATTCAAGGCCGATCTCGAAGCGCTTGGGGAACTCTGGGCCGAAAAATTCGACCCTGCCCTTTCCTATTAA
- a CDS encoding DUF6530 family protein encodes MNIPTTLKHKPVIVAEDYEQIDGRSAYHSDAKGLSLGLAQWNDRGKLDISAKVWRYTGEKWSRQSEELPLHRVVDLAILICRARLFFREESYRFPKGYDPEKPVIDRVGLQGDAMTVSVCTENPMIDEDMKLFSQALAQDDELLGERLAVLARILKELNY; translated from the coding sequence ATGAATATCCCAACCACACTGAAACACAAGCCGGTCATTGTCGCGGAGGATTATGAGCAGATCGATGGCCGCAGCGCCTATCATTCCGATGCCAAAGGGCTTTCCCTCGGCCTTGCCCAATGGAACGACCGCGGCAAACTTGACATCTCCGCCAAGGTCTGGCGCTATACCGGCGAGAAATGGTCCCGCCAGTCGGAGGAGCTGCCGCTGCATCGGGTCGTCGATCTTGCCATCCTCATCTGCCGCGCCAGGCTTTTCTTCCGGGAGGAGAGCTACCGTTTTCCCAAGGGCTACGATCCCGAAAAGCCTGTCATCGACCGGGTCGGGCTGCAGGGTGACGCCATGACCGTTTCGGTCTGCACTGAAAATCCCATGATCGACGAGGACATGAAACTTTTTTCCCAGGCGCTCGCCCAGGACGACGAACTGCTTGGGGAACGTCTCGCGGTCCTCGCGCGTATTTTAAAGGAGCTGAATTACTGA
- a CDS encoding DHH family phosphoesterase encodes MKKNVNLFRPILYIVTGCCVAMTLASLFFSLPLFYICLGVTLVCTGLILWQLYVIRRYINTFLIEMGRALTTVQQDALLAFPIPVFVCNGEGEILWCNRLAQNHVLEDENVYAKSIQSVAPGLDVTRKCPEKGHEVVYKGRSYVAYNVRAVSRDSELYMVYFFENTELRRYADEYFETRPSVMILLVDNYEELSQNLKDNERTRVMGQIEYVVSKFLTESGALMLRTERDRFLAVIEERNLQGIISARFALLEQVRNIQIEGSVAATLSIGVGRDAANLSESEQFARQALDMALGRGGDQAAVRSASGYEFFGGVSSGVEKRTKVKTRIVATALAELIGGSDNVIVMGHRLSDLDCFGASVGIAKAAKLMGKDAYICIRRNANLVDPLFGKLEENGYTNVFIEPETALSLVTKKTLLIICDTHIKQFLESSDVYEACKTVVVIDHHRKMVGHIDNAVIFYHEPYASSASEMVTELVQYFGEKFRLGRMEAEALLAGIMLDTKNFVIKTGVRTFEAAAYLRKIGADTVEVRRLFASPMQSYQRKAKLVANAQIYKGCAIAVSTDHGDAEDIQVTAAQAADELLNITGVQASFLVFELNGGISFSARSMGQINVQIIMEKLGGGGHLTMAGAQMTGIGAEKAKELLVGAIDAYFEENSRK; translated from the coding sequence GTGAAAAAGAACGTAAATTTGTTCCGGCCGATTTTGTATATCGTGACTGGATGCTGCGTGGCAATGACGCTGGCGTCGCTGTTTTTCAGCCTGCCGCTGTTTTACATCTGCCTTGGCGTGACACTGGTCTGCACCGGGCTGATCCTCTGGCAGCTGTATGTGATCCGCAGGTATATCAACACCTTCCTCATCGAGATGGGCCGCGCGCTGACGACCGTCCAGCAGGACGCGCTGCTCGCGTTCCCAATCCCGGTGTTTGTCTGCAACGGGGAAGGAGAGATCCTCTGGTGCAACCGGCTCGCGCAGAACCATGTCCTGGAGGACGAAAACGTCTATGCAAAGAGCATCCAGTCGGTCGCGCCCGGCCTGGACGTCACCCGCAAATGCCCGGAAAAAGGGCATGAGGTCGTCTACAAGGGCCGCAGCTATGTGGCGTACAATGTGCGCGCCGTCAGCCGGGACAGCGAACTTTATATGGTGTATTTCTTTGAAAATACCGAGCTGCGGCGGTATGCGGACGAATATTTCGAGACGCGGCCTTCGGTGATGATCCTGCTTGTTGACAACTATGAAGAGCTTTCTCAGAACCTCAAGGACAATGAACGCACCCGCGTCATGGGGCAGATTGAATATGTCGTGAGCAAGTTCTTGACCGAGAGCGGCGCTTTGATGCTGCGCACCGAGCGCGACCGCTTTCTTGCGGTGATCGAGGAGCGCAACCTGCAGGGGATCATCTCCGCGCGGTTCGCGCTGCTCGAGCAGGTGCGCAATATCCAAATCGAGGGAAGCGTTGCCGCTACCCTTTCGATCGGCGTGGGGCGCGACGCGGCGAATCTTTCGGAAAGCGAACAGTTCGCGCGGCAGGCGCTCGATATGGCGCTCGGGCGCGGCGGCGACCAGGCCGCTGTGCGCAGCGCGTCGGGATATGAATTTTTTGGCGGCGTGTCGAGCGGCGTGGAGAAGCGCACCAAGGTCAAGACCCGGATCGTCGCCACCGCGCTGGCGGAACTCATAGGCGGCAGTGACAATGTGATCGTCATGGGGCACAGGCTTTCGGATCTCGACTGTTTCGGCGCCTCGGTGGGGATTGCGAAAGCCGCGAAACTGATGGGTAAGGACGCTTATATCTGCATCCGGCGCAATGCGAATCTGGTCGATCCGCTTTTCGGCAAGCTCGAGGAAAACGGATATACAAATGTCTTTATTGAACCGGAAACAGCGCTTTCACTCGTCACCAAAAAGACGCTGCTCATCATCTGCGATACCCATATTAAACAGTTTCTGGAGTCAAGCGACGTTTATGAGGCCTGCAAAACGGTCGTCGTCATCGACCACCATCGCAAGATGGTCGGCCACATCGACAACGCCGTGATCTTTTACCATGAACCATATGCTTCCTCCGCGTCCGAAATGGTCACCGAGCTGGTGCAGTATTTCGGAGAGAAATTCCGTCTGGGACGCATGGAAGCGGAAGCGCTTTTGGCGGGCATCATGCTCGATACCAAAAACTTTGTCATCAAGACCGGCGTGCGCACCTTTGAAGCCGCGGCCTACCTGCGCAAGATCGGCGCAGACACGGTGGAGGTGCGGCGGCTGTTTGCCAGCCCGATGCAGTCGTATCAGCGCAAAGCGAAGCTGGTGGCCAACGCGCAGATTTATAAGGGATGCGCCATTGCCGTTTCGACCGATCACGGCGACGCGGAGGACATCCAGGTGACGGCGGCGCAGGCGGCGGACGAACTGCTCAATATCACCGGTGTGCAGGCTTCGTTCCTGGTGTTTGAGCTGAACGGCGGGATTTCCTTCTCAGCGCGCAGCATGGGCCAGATCAATGTGCAGATCATTATGGAAAAACTTGGCGGCGGCGGGCACCTCACGATGGCCGGCGCGCAGATGACCGGGATCGGCGCCGAAAAGGCGAAGGAGCTGCTTGTCGGCGCGATCGACGCCTATTTCGAGGAAAACTCCCGCAAATAA
- the rplI gene encoding 50S ribosomal protein L9, whose product MKVILKQDVKGSGKKGELLNVSDGYARNFLIPRGLAIEANAQAMNEFNSKQAAAAHKIEVEKQAAADLAKRLEGKTVKLTAKAGANGKLFGSVTSKEIAEEVKKQFGADVDKRKIVLEGDIKAFGSYTAQLKLYPSITASMYVVVGEAD is encoded by the coding sequence ATGAAAGTCATCCTCAAACAGGACGTTAAGGGCAGCGGCAAAAAAGGCGAGCTGCTCAATGTTTCGGACGGGTACGCCCGCAACTTTCTGATTCCGCGCGGGCTTGCGATTGAAGCGAACGCGCAGGCCATGAATGAATTCAATTCCAAGCAGGCGGCCGCCGCCCACAAGATCGAGGTGGAAAAACAGGCCGCGGCGGATCTGGCGAAGCGCCTTGAAGGCAAGACGGTCAAGCTGACCGCGAAAGCGGGCGCGAATGGCAAACTGTTCGGCTCGGTCACCTCGAAGGAGATCGCGGAGGAGGTCAAAAAGCAGTTCGGCGCGGATGTCGATAAACGCAAGATTGTGCTCGAAGGCGATATCAAGGCGTTCGGCAGCTATACGGCGCAGCTTAAGCTTTATCCAAGCATCACCGCGAGTATGTATGTGGTCGTGGGAGAAGCGGACTAA
- the dnaB gene encoding replicative DNA helicase, translating into MPYSLEAEQSVLGAVLIDASCFPVVLENLRSEAFYRPQHQQIFEVMAAMFNGSRTMDFITVLDAVKGENIFETDEDAKIYLTNLAQVVPSAANVEAYCRIVREKYYVRRLITASQEIIGMAQESQAESDVLLDSAEQNIFEIRQGRSSGALKHIRTAITETYETLQHLSGEDRDKYKGISTGYPALDHVITGLNRTDLILVAARPGMGKTSFALNIAESVAVKSGKTVAIFSLEMSNEQLAQRLLSSQASIEGKCLRTGELTGDDWVRIAMASQVLSKAEIYMDDTPGITVGEMKAKLRRLRKVDLVIIDYLQLMSSGRRIDNRVQEVSEITRNLKIMAKEMNVPLITLSQLSRGPESRAGHKPMLSDLRESGSIEQDADIVLLLYREDYYEREEAEERNVVDVDVAKNRHGEVGTVKLGWDNRYTRFTNLELSRDEP; encoded by the coding sequence ATGCCCTACAGCCTCGAAGCGGAGCAAAGCGTGCTCGGCGCGGTGCTGATCGACGCTTCCTGCTTCCCGGTCGTGCTCGAAAACCTGCGTTCGGAGGCGTTCTACCGCCCGCAGCACCAGCAGATATTTGAAGTGATGGCCGCCATGTTTAACGGTAGCCGCACGATGGACTTCATCACCGTCCTTGACGCGGTCAAAGGGGAGAACATCTTTGAGACCGATGAGGACGCCAAAATCTATCTGACCAACCTCGCGCAGGTGGTGCCTTCGGCGGCGAACGTCGAGGCATACTGCCGGATCGTGCGCGAAAAATATTACGTCCGAAGGCTGATCACTGCTTCGCAGGAGATCATCGGAATGGCGCAGGAAAGCCAGGCTGAATCGGACGTGCTGCTCGACTCAGCCGAACAGAATATCTTTGAAATCCGCCAGGGGCGCAGTTCGGGCGCGTTAAAGCATATCCGGACGGCGATCACCGAAACCTATGAAACGCTCCAGCACCTGTCCGGGGAGGACCGGGACAAGTATAAGGGCATTTCGACCGGCTACCCGGCGCTCGACCATGTTATCACCGGGCTCAACCGCACCGACCTGATCCTGGTCGCCGCGCGCCCCGGCATGGGAAAGACCTCGTTTGCGCTGAACATTGCGGAAAGCGTGGCGGTCAAGTCCGGCAAGACGGTCGCAATCTTTTCACTCGAAATGAGCAACGAACAGCTCGCGCAGCGGCTGCTTTCCTCCCAGGCGTCGATCGAGGGCAAATGCCTGCGCACCGGCGAGCTCACGGGGGACGACTGGGTGCGAATCGCAATGGCGTCCCAGGTGCTCTCGAAAGCGGAGATCTATATGGACGATACGCCGGGCATCACGGTGGGCGAGATGAAAGCGAAGCTCAGAAGGCTGCGCAAAGTTGACCTTGTGATCATCGACTACCTGCAGCTGATGTCCTCCGGCCGCCGGATCGACAACCGCGTGCAGGAAGTCTCGGAGATCACCCGAAACCTCAAGATCATGGCAAAGGAGATGAACGTTCCGCTCATCACCCTTTCGCAGCTTTCCCGTGGTCCGGAATCCCGCGCCGGCCATAAGCCGATGCTTTCCGACCTGCGTGAATCCGGTTCGATCGAACAGGATGCGGACATCGTTCTGCTGCTCTACCGCGAGGACTATTACGAGCGGGAAGAGGCGGAGGAGCGCAACGTGGTTGATGTCGATGTGGCGAAAAACCGTCACGGTGAAGTCGGCACGGTCAAGCTTGGCTGGGACAACCGCTACACAAGATTTACCAATTTGGAGTTATCGCGTGATGAACCGTAA
- the tilS gene encoding tRNA lysidine(34) synthetase TilS — protein MNRKARATIEQFAMLRQGDTVIAAVSGGADSVALLDFLCSLAGLSLTVRACHLNHCLRGEESDRDEQLVRTMCQEYGVPLDVKRVEIRPLAGKRGTSIEETARDERYAFFAALQKQHGGRVATAHTLSDTAETVLLNLARGTGIAGLAGIPPVRDYLIRPLIACSRAEIEQYCYDHGLCFVTDSTNLSCDYTRNHIRQNVLPQLNRVNPAALTAIGRMTDALRQDADYLAGQAREERERLAKEGGIDALALAARHPAIRSRVIADLLAANGIERSAERIALIEGMLGGKSKSVLQVGRGDYVTVQRGILRLERRERHRVGPLKACQFQKEALDGLRVPLGCGKTIEFSRINCADYEIFENNTESVLKNAVDYDKIKTDIFLRSRAPGDRIRPVGRGCSKPLRKLMNELMLAGRESLCVIADSGGVLFCEGIGADERVKIDGGTKTVLTFAISTETTEGSGNEG, from the coding sequence ATGAACCGTAAGGCGAGAGCCACAATTGAACAGTTCGCAATGCTCAGGCAGGGTGACACGGTGATTGCAGCCGTTTCGGGCGGCGCGGATTCGGTCGCCCTGCTCGATTTTTTGTGTTCGCTTGCCGGCCTTTCGCTGACTGTCCGCGCCTGTCATCTGAACCACTGTCTGCGTGGGGAGGAAAGCGACCGGGATGAACAGCTCGTGCGTACCATGTGCCAGGAATACGGCGTGCCGCTCGATGTGAAGCGGGTGGAGATCCGCCCGCTCGCGGGCAAACGCGGCACCTCGATTGAAGAGACGGCGCGCGATGAGCGCTACGCCTTTTTTGCCGCGCTGCAGAAGCAGCACGGAGGCAGGGTTGCCACCGCCCACACCCTTTCGGACACAGCCGAAACGGTGCTGCTGAACCTCGCGCGCGGCACCGGAATTGCCGGGCTCGCGGGCATCCCGCCGGTGCGGGATTACCTTATCCGGCCGCTCATCGCGTGTTCGCGGGCGGAGATCGAACAGTATTGCTATGACCATGGGCTCTGCTTTGTGACCGATTCGACCAACCTCTCCTGTGACTACACCCGAAACCACATCCGCCAAAACGTTCTTCCGCAGCTCAACCGGGTGAACCCGGCGGCGCTCACGGCGATCGGCCGGATGACCGACGCGCTGCGGCAGGACGCCGATTATCTGGCCGGCCAGGCGAGAGAGGAGCGGGAACGTCTCGCAAAGGAAGGCGGGATTGACGCTTTGGCGCTTGCCGCGCGGCATCCCGCGATTCGTTCGCGGGTGATCGCGGACCTGCTCGCGGCAAATGGGATCGAGCGGAGCGCGGAACGCATTGCGCTTATAGAAGGGATGCTTGGCGGCAAAAGCAAATCGGTTCTGCAGGTCGGTCGGGGCGATTATGTGACGGTGCAAAGGGGCATACTGCGTCTGGAACGCCGGGAACGGCACCGGGTCGGGCCGCTTAAAGCCTGTCAATTCCAAAAGGAAGCGCTCGATGGGCTGCGCGTACCGCTCGGCTGTGGGAAAACGATAGAATTTTCCCGCATAAACTGTGCAGATTATGAAATTTTTGAGAACAATACCGAATCGGTCTTAAAAAACGCGGTGGATTATGATAAAATAAAAACTGATATTTTTTTGCGCTCCCGCGCGCCCGGCGACCGGATCCGGCCAGTGGGGCGGGGATGTTCAAAACCGCTCCGAAAGCTGATGAACGAGCTTATGCTCGCAGGCCGTGAGAGCTTGTGTGTCATCGCGGACAGCGGAGGCGTGCTTTTCTGTGAGGGAATCGGCGCGGACGAACGGGTCAAAATTGACGGCGGGACCAAAACGGTGCTGACTTTTGCCATCAGTACCGAAACGACGGAGGGAAGCGGCAATGAAGGATGA
- the hpt gene encoding hypoxanthine phosphoribosyltransferase has translation MKDDILKVLISEEELRRKVQELGKQISEDYKGKNLLVLGVLKGSFIFMADLIRAIDIPLEVEFMAVSSYHSGVKTSGVVKIIKDIDINPQNVNILIVEDILDSGLTLSYLKGLFLQRGATNIKIATLLDKPSRRAADIFADYKGFEVPDAFVVGYGLDYAEKYRNLPYVGVLKPEVYGE, from the coding sequence ATGAAGGATGATATTTTAAAGGTCCTCATCAGCGAAGAGGAACTGCGGCGGAAGGTCCAGGAGCTTGGAAAACAGATCAGCGAGGACTACAAGGGGAAAAACCTCCTGGTTCTTGGCGTGCTCAAGGGTTCGTTTATATTTATGGCCGACCTGATCCGCGCGATCGACATTCCGCTCGAAGTGGAATTTATGGCGGTATCGAGCTACCACAGCGGGGTAAAAACCTCGGGAGTGGTTAAGATAATCAAGGATATTGACATCAATCCCCAGAATGTGAATATCCTGATTGTGGAGGATATCCTCGACAGCGGGCTTACGCTGAGCTATCTCAAAGGGCTGTTTTTGCAGCGCGGCGCGACCAACATCAAAATTGCGACCCTGCTTGACAAACCTTCCCGCCGCGCGGCGGATATCTTCGCCGACTACAAGGGCTTCGAGGTGCCGGACGCGTTTGTTGTGGGCTACGGCCTCGACTACGCGGAAAAGTACCGTAACCTGCCGTATGTCGGCGTGCTCAAACCGGAAGTTTACGGCGAATAA
- the ftsH gene encoding ATP-dependent zinc metalloprotease FtsH, translating to MLMATLLLSSLQTTPVTVKYSEVIGYFERQEIKEFELDLGTGVLNATFQDDRKLTDYKVPNVNLFLTDVYYDHYDGSPTYIQQYNEAHPDQKMTVNFIRPKETPWWVAMLPSLLLLGALIFFYVMMMRQARGGGAGGVMSFGKAKPRMPDEGPKVTFADVAGAEEEKEELVEVVEFLKAPSKFNALGARIPKGVLLMGPPGTGKTLLAKAVAGEAGVPFFSISGSDFVEMFVGVGASRVRDLFEQAKKNAPAIVFIDEIDAVGRQRGAGLGGGHDEREQTLNQLLVEMDGFGTNSGVIVIAATNRRDILDPALLRPGRFDRQIMVGYPDIKGREAILRVHTRNKPIAPDVSLRVIAASTAGFTGADLENLTNEAALLAAKKNLKAITMAEIQEATIKVIAGPEKKSHVVTEKDKKLTSYHEAGHAVCTYYLPTQDPVHQISIIPRGMAGGYTLSLPGEDKSYVTKREMNDDIVTLLGGRMAEKLVLEDISTGASNDIERATKVARNMIMRYGFSEKLGPIVYGHDENEVFLGRDFSSTPSYSDNVAAEIDAEIREIIDTAYERARDILTEHMDQLHEVAKFLFENEKMEGDEFAAMMEGRPLPEKPDYSIFSAAQKKEEERQAAEDAAKQQTASSEPPAQPGGTASSEPSEPAQPRQPEESGGEGEPRE from the coding sequence ATGCTGATGGCGACGCTGCTGCTCTCCTCGCTGCAGACAACGCCTGTTACCGTGAAATATTCCGAGGTGATCGGGTATTTTGAAAGACAGGAGATCAAGGAGTTTGAACTGGATCTGGGTACCGGCGTTTTAAACGCCACCTTCCAGGACGACAGGAAACTGACGGATTACAAGGTCCCGAATGTAAACCTCTTTTTGACGGACGTTTATTACGACCATTACGACGGGTCGCCCACCTACATCCAGCAGTATAATGAGGCGCATCCCGATCAGAAGATGACCGTCAACTTTATCCGTCCAAAGGAGACGCCGTGGTGGGTCGCCATGCTGCCATCCCTGCTCCTGCTGGGCGCGCTCATTTTCTTCTATGTGATGATGATGCGCCAGGCGCGCGGAGGCGGCGCGGGCGGCGTGATGAGCTTTGGCAAGGCCAAGCCCCGCATGCCGGACGAAGGCCCAAAGGTCACCTTCGCGGATGTCGCGGGGGCAGAGGAGGAAAAAGAGGAGCTCGTCGAAGTTGTCGAATTCCTCAAGGCCCCCAGCAAGTTTAACGCGCTCGGCGCGCGCATCCCCAAGGGCGTACTGCTGATGGGCCCTCCCGGAACCGGTAAAACCCTGCTTGCGAAAGCGGTAGCGGGCGAGGCGGGAGTTCCGTTCTTCTCGATTTCCGGTTCCGATTTTGTCGAAATGTTCGTCGGTGTCGGCGCGTCGCGCGTGCGCGACCTGTTCGAGCAGGCGAAGAAGAACGCCCCGGCCATCGTATTCATCGATGAGATCGACGCGGTCGGCCGCCAGCGCGGCGCGGGCCTTGGCGGTGGACACGACGAGCGTGAGCAGACCTTGAACCAGCTGCTCGTCGAGATGGACGGATTCGGCACCAACTCGGGCGTCATTGTCATCGCGGCCACCAACCGGCGCGATATCCTCGACCCGGCGCTGCTGCGCCCGGGCCGTTTCGACCGCCAGATCATGGTCGGCTACCCGGATATCAAGGGCCGTGAGGCGATCCTGCGGGTTCACACCCGCAACAAACCGATCGCCCCGGACGTGAGCCTGCGGGTCATCGCGGCCTCGACGGCTGGCTTCACCGGCGCGGACCTCGAAAACCTCACCAATGAAGCCGCGCTGCTCGCGGCTAAGAAGAACCTCAAGGCGATCACCATGGCGGAGATCCAGGAGGCGACCATCAAGGTGATCGCCGGGCCGGAGAAGAAATCCCATGTGGTCACCGAGAAGGACAAAAAGCTCACCTCCTACCACGAGGCGGGCCATGCGGTCTGTACCTATTACCTGCCCACGCAGGACCCGGTGCACCAGATCTCGATCATTCCGCGCGGCATGGCGGGCGGTTATACGCTCTCCCTGCCGGGCGAGGACAAATCCTATGTGACCAAGCGTGAGATGAACGATGACATCGTCACCCTGCTCGGCGGCCGGATGGCCGAAAAGCTGGTGCTGGAGGACATCTCCACCGGCGCGTCGAATGACATCGAGCGCGCTACAAAAGTTGCCCGCAACATGATCATGCGGTACGGCTTCTCTGAGAAGCTGGGACCGATCGTCTATGGGCACGATGAGAACGAAGTATTCCTGGGCCGTGATTTCTCGAGCACGCCGAGCTATTCGGACAATGTTGCGGCGGAGATCGACGCGGAAATCCGCGAGATCATCGACACTGCCTACGAACGCGCGCGGGATATCCTGACCGAGCATATGGATCAGCTGCATGAAGTGGCAAAATTCCTGTTCGAGAACGAAAAAATGGAGGGCGACGAATTCGCGGCAATGATGGAAGGCCGCCCGCTGCCTGAAAAACCGGACTATTCAATCTTCTCCGCCGCGCAGAAAAAAGAGGAGGAACGGCAGGCTGCCGAGGACGCTGCGAAACAGCAGACAGCCTCGTCCGAGCCGCCCGCACAGCCCGGTGGAACCGCCAGCAGCGAACCGTCTGAGCCCGCTCAGCCGCGGCAGCCGGAGGAATCCGGCGGAGAAGGGGAACCGCGGGAATAA